The Comamonas sp. GB3 AK4-5 genome includes a region encoding these proteins:
- a CDS encoding glycoside hydrolase family protein, translating to MTQAVVLDFIHNKGAGALATSTLLRKLNAGDVAGACAEHPRWNKGTVKGVLQVLPGLQLRGDANGEICTWRVELAA from the coding sequence ATGACCCAGGCCGTGGTCTTGGACTTCATCCACAACAAGGGGGCGGGCGCGCTGGCTACCAGCACGCTGCTGCGTAAGCTCAATGCCGGCGATGTGGCTGGGGCGTGTGCGGAGCATCCGCGCTGGAACAAAGGCACGGTCAAGGGCGTGCTGCAGGTGCTGCCCGGCCTGCAGCTGCGCGGCGATGCAAACGGCGAGATCTGCACCTGGCGCGTGGAGCTGGCAGCATGA
- a CDS encoding IS5 family transposase (programmed frameshift), whose amino-acid sequence MARRPVSKELWRQLQPLIPAFVPSAKGGARKRAISDEAALNGILFVLQTGIPWEDLPQSLGYGSGMTCWRRLRDWNAAGVWEQLHQAMLTRLREHDQIDWSRASIDGSSVPKPPGGQETGPNPTDRGKLGSKRHIVVDARGIPLVILVSGANRHDSKMFEKCVDAIPAIAGLPGRPRKRPAKLHADKGYDFKRCRAHLRQRGIMGRIARRGIESSERLGKHRWVVERTHSWFAGFGKLRIRFERRLDIHEALLKLAAAIICARFVDRWC is encoded by the exons ATGGCACGACGACCCGTAAGCAAAGAACTGTGGCGACAGCTACAACCCCTGATCCCAGCCTTCGTGCCTTCTGCCAAAGGCGGTGCGCGCAAACGCGCAATCAGCGATGAAGCTGCCCTCAACGGCATCTTGTTCGTGCTGCAAACAGGCATTCCATGGGAAGACCTTCCCCAATCCCTGGGCTACGGCAGCGGCATGACTTGCTGGCGGCGCCTGCGCGACTGGAACGCCGCTGGTGTCTGGGAGCAGCTGCACCAAGCCATGCTGACTCGCTTGCGTGAACATGACCAAATCGATTGGAGCCGGGCCAGCATTGATGGCTCCTCGGTAC CCAAGCCCCCGGGGGGCCAGGAAACGGGCCCAAACCCCACGGACAGAGGCAAGCTCGGCTCCAAGCGGCACATCGTCGTAGATGCCAGAGGCATCCCGCTGGTGATCTTGGTCAGCGGCGCGAACCGGCACGACTCCAAGATGTTCGAGAAGTGTGTGGACGCGATTCCTGCGATTGCTGGCCTGCCAGGACGTCCCCGTAAAAGGCCAGCCAAGCTGCACGCCGACAAAGGCTACGACTTCAAGCGATGCCGAGCCCATCTGAGGCAGCGGGGCATCATGGGCCGAATTGCCAGACGAGGCATTGAGAGCAGCGAGCGGCTGGGCAAACACCGGTGGGTGGTGGAGAGGACGCACAGCTGGTTTGCAGGCTTTGGCAAGCTGCGAATCCGCTTTGAACGACGGCTGGATATCCACGAAGCGCTGCTGAAATTGGCGGCAGCGATCATCTGCGCGCGCTTCGTGGATCGGTGGTGTTAG
- a CDS encoding H-NS family nucleoid-associated regulatory protein — MSTYKELLAQRDELEKKIEAERAAARATALATVRELCAEHGITAADLVPSASKSKPRAVGTVPAKYRNPETGDTWTGRGKEPVWIRGLAREAYLITPAA, encoded by the coding sequence ATGAGCACCTACAAAGAACTGCTGGCCCAGCGCGACGAGCTGGAAAAGAAGATTGAAGCCGAGCGCGCCGCCGCGCGGGCTACTGCCCTGGCCACTGTGCGCGAGCTGTGCGCCGAGCACGGCATCACGGCCGCCGACCTGGTGCCCAGCGCCAGCAAGAGCAAACCCCGTGCCGTTGGCACCGTGCCGGCCAAGTACCGCAACCCAGAAACCGGGGACACCTGGACTGGCCGCGGCAAGGAGCCGGTGTGGATTCGTGGCTTGGCCCGCGAGGCCTATCTGATCACCCCGGCCGCATAA
- a CDS encoding DNA cytosine methyltransferase, with product MLTPQFVLALSAKLVVDLFAGGGGASTGIEQAIGRHVDIAINHDADAIGMHEINHPQTRHYQADVWEVDPVLVTAGMPIGLLHASPDCTHHSQALGGQPRSREIRSLAWIVHRWAARKPDVITLENVEQMLQWSPLVAKRDPATGRVITLDKVQDASGKTVYRVADPGERVPRHRQFLVPDKKAMGRNWNHFVQGLRDMGYVVQWRVICNADLGAHSTRTRLYMVARRDGLPIVWPEPTHTKKPSGQRKAWRPAADCIDWSIPGASIFGRKKDLAEATMRRIAHGMQKFVLDAAEPYIVSQQDRAAFITKFNTGSTGSDLRDPVPTVTAGGHPVRPGTGTTIGLMSACLVQAGHGEGKGGGKRWSHGANDITGPLGTVTASGGGQSLATAFMVQANGGFNTTPARDLQEPVSTVTTSGSQQQLAVAHLATLRHHSTGRDLSEPLATVAAGGEHHALLQYQLSQDDQAGALRCAAFLMRYHANGGQWSDLRDPVTTITTRDRLAMVTMWLRGEPWVIVDITLRMLVPRELYNAQDFPQSYVIDRTATGKALTKTAQVRMAGNSVSPLPMRLIVEANYTEMAMPQRKVA from the coding sequence ATGCTGACACCCCAGTTTGTCCTCGCCCTGTCCGCCAAGCTGGTGGTAGACCTGTTTGCCGGTGGCGGCGGCGCGTCCACAGGCATCGAGCAGGCCATCGGCCGCCACGTCGATATCGCCATCAACCACGATGCCGACGCCATCGGCATGCACGAAATCAATCACCCGCAGACGCGCCACTATCAGGCAGACGTTTGGGAGGTGGACCCGGTGCTGGTCACGGCCGGCATGCCTATCGGCCTGCTGCATGCATCGCCAGACTGCACCCACCACAGCCAGGCCCTGGGCGGCCAGCCGCGTAGCCGCGAGATACGCTCGCTTGCGTGGATCGTGCACCGATGGGCAGCCCGCAAGCCCGACGTGATCACCCTGGAGAACGTGGAGCAGATGCTGCAATGGTCGCCCCTGGTAGCCAAGCGCGATCCGGCCACAGGCCGCGTCATCACGCTGGACAAAGTGCAGGATGCCAGCGGCAAGACGGTCTATCGCGTGGCCGATCCTGGCGAGCGTGTGCCGCGCCACCGGCAATTCCTGGTGCCCGATAAAAAGGCCATGGGCCGGAACTGGAACCACTTTGTGCAGGGCCTGCGGGATATGGGCTACGTCGTGCAGTGGCGCGTCATCTGCAATGCGGACCTGGGAGCACACAGCACCCGCACCAGGCTCTATATGGTGGCCCGCCGCGATGGATTGCCCATCGTGTGGCCCGAGCCCACTCACACCAAGAAGCCCTCCGGCCAGCGCAAAGCCTGGCGCCCGGCGGCTGACTGCATCGACTGGAGCATCCCGGGCGCCAGCATCTTCGGCCGCAAGAAGGATCTGGCCGAGGCCACGATGCGGCGCATTGCCCATGGCATGCAGAAGTTTGTGCTGGATGCAGCAGAGCCATACATCGTCAGCCAGCAAGATCGTGCAGCATTCATCACCAAGTTCAACACCGGCTCAACCGGATCGGACTTGCGCGACCCGGTGCCCACGGTCACCGCCGGCGGCCACCCCGTCCGGCCCGGAACTGGCACCACCATCGGCTTGATGTCTGCATGCCTGGTCCAGGCCGGCCACGGCGAGGGCAAGGGAGGCGGCAAGCGCTGGAGCCATGGCGCCAACGACATCACGGGCCCGCTGGGCACGGTCACCGCCAGCGGCGGCGGCCAGAGCCTCGCCACGGCCTTCATGGTCCAAGCCAATGGCGGCTTCAACACCACGCCGGCCAGGGATCTGCAGGAGCCGGTTTCCACCGTCACCACCAGCGGCAGCCAGCAGCAGCTGGCCGTGGCCCATCTGGCAACCCTGCGCCACCACAGCACTGGGCGCGACCTGTCGGAGCCGCTGGCGACTGTGGCCGCCGGCGGCGAGCACCACGCCCTGCTGCAGTACCAGCTCAGCCAGGACGACCAGGCCGGCGCGCTGCGCTGTGCCGCCTTCCTGATGCGCTACCACGCCAACGGCGGCCAATGGTCAGACCTGCGCGACCCGGTGACCACCATCACCACGCGCGACCGCCTTGCCATGGTGACCATGTGGCTCAGGGGCGAGCCCTGGGTAATCGTGGACATCACGCTGCGCATGCTGGTGCCGCGCGAGCTCTACAACGCCCAGGACTTCCCGCAGAGCTACGTCATTGACCGCACGGCCACGGGCAAGGCCCTGACAAAAACCGCCCAGGTCCGCATGGCCGGCAACAGCGTCAGCCCGCTGCCCATGCGGCTGATCGTGGAAGCGAACTACACCGAAATGGCCATGCCGCAGCGCAAGGTCGCATGA